The following DNA comes from Nitratidesulfovibrio sp. SRB-5.
GCCCCGCGCAGCATGTCGCGCTCGTCATACACCAGGGCGCACAGGCAGCCCGCCCCGCCCCCGCCGTCGGGCCCCACGCAGGAACTGAGCTTGCGCATGGCATCGGCCAGCGAATCATCCTCGCGCAGCTTGGGGAATTCTTCCCGTACGATGTCCCAGGCACGCTTTCGCAACAGCATCGGCACTCTCCTCGCAGTGTGTTCATGGACATCAGGCCGACCGGAGCACCAGCGGAGCATTCGCGAAGTTTCCGGGGCCGCCCCGGCCTCTCGACGGAATCAGGCCGGGATGGGGCATGGCGTCATTGTTATCAAAACTCGCCCCGCTTGTCTTCTCTTTCACAAGCCCTGCGGGCGGATGCGAGACGGGGGACATGAGGACTTGGTTGCCCAAATCATGTTCCGCAGGAACATGCGACAACAAGCAGCGCGTTGTGGCAGGGTGTTTTAGGGGCCGTTGCCAAATTAGGATTTTTGTCCGTTGGCAAGGAAAACAAGCCTGCCATGAGGGAGTATGCCTCAGCCGTTAGGCGAGCTTGCGAACCTTACGGATGAGGACCGCAGCGCGCTCTTATTGTATTCGACCGACATGGCAGGCGAAGTTTGACCTCGGTGCGCACGATGCCCGTAAGGCTCGCAAGCTCGCCTAACGGGCACGCTCCGCGCCCTTCGGGTCGGTCAGCCAACGGGCAAAAGGACAATTTGGCGGCGGCCCCTAGTCGAAGTCGGCGAAGAGAGCCCCCACATGCAACGGCCCCAGCGACACACGGCGGTACTCGCCGCGCAGCCGCGCGATGGCCTCTTGCAGATGGCTGGATGTCACGCCGTTGCGCACAGAGGTGTGCGCCTCGATGAAGGCGGCCAGGGTGTCGCAGGCCTTCACCAGGCGACCGTCCTTGGGGTCCAGCGCGTCGATGTTGCAGGTGGACTGCAACTCGTCGAAGGTCACCTTGCGGACAACGGGCGCCGTGCCGTCCGGCGCCCCGTCGGGAGCGGGCTCGCGCACGGTCTCGTCGAACTCCGAACCGGTGGCCAGCCCCAGGAAGTAGCCCAGGCGGCTGGCCACGTCGCCGTAGCCCGCCTTGTCCAGCAACGCGAACACCCGTTCCTGCATTTCCTGCTCTTCGTACTGGCGGATGAGTTCGGGCAGCTGCTTCACGGAGCGCTTCACCGGAGAAATGATGTCGCGGGTCAGCACTTCCGGCAGGTCGTGGAACAGGCCGCAGAAAAAGTTGTTCAGCCGCCGGGCGGGGCAGGCCCCCACGGCGATGCTGAAGAAATAGGCGTAGCAGGCCACGATGAACATGTGCCCGATGACCGAGGTTTCAGGAATGCGCGGGGTCTGCGACCAGCGTTTCTGAAAGCGCAGTTGCCCGCACAGGTTGGCGAAGCGCCCCAGCGCGTTGCTGGAGCCGCCGATGAGTTCGGGCACCCCGGCCAGGTCGGCCATGGCGGTCAGGCGGGTCTGGAACGAGCCGTCGATGTCCGGCATTTCGTCGTCGAACGTGTTCAGCGGCTTGATGAGGTTGAATTCCCAGCCGCTGGCGTAGAGATGCGCGGCGGTCAGGATGCGGTCGGCCAGGGTGTTCTTTTCGCGGCGGCGGATGTACGTCAGCAGCCGCTGCCAGAAATCCTCGTCCAGCGGGCGCACGATGTGCTCCAGTTCTTCCGCAACCCACTCGGTAAGTTCGCGGTAGTGGGCCTCGTTCTCTTTTATGCGGTAGAACACCGGCGGCTTGATGTCGGTGATGACCAGGCGATAGAAATAGTCGAACAGCCCGCCTTCCACCACCTCGGCCCCAAGGCGCAGCCGTTCTTCGGCAGGCAGGCCGCGGGTGTTCAGTTGCAGCAGCAGCCAGGCCACGATCATCTTGTGGGCCTGCTTGTCCACCTCCAGCAGTTCCACGGGCCGCAGCTTGTCGTTCCACCTCTTCATGTACGCACCGGAAAAGACGAACTGGAGCAGGCTCTTGCGAATGCTGGGCATGGGTCCTCCCGAGGGGGTTCAAGAAAATCTCTTGGCAATGTATGCGGTCGTGGTGTAAAGCTCAAGAGTTTGAAGCGATACGCTTCGGGTTCACGCCATGCAAACCCGCCGGACGGTCCAAGCCAACCTTCCGACAGTGTTCCTGCGGCGCTGCCCGGTGCCGCCCCGCCCGCCGCTTTCGGCGCCATCACGCGGGGCCAGTCGTCCGCTCCCCAGGCCAGCCGCCCCGTTAGGCGCGCCAGTGGGACCGAAGTGTGGACGGCCGCCAGGCGAACCCCAACGTTTCCGCGACATGCACCGGGACTGCCCGCACAAAGCCTGACCGCAGGCGAAAGGCACCCCGGCCCAACCCGGTCAGACCGGTACGGCAAGCATCGCACGCATGATGCCACCCTGCGGGGGCGGCATCGTCCGTCGCGCGTTTCCACGCCCTTTTTCTGTTGACAAGGGGCGGGGAACCCAATACATAGACCGTTCTTTCGAGCTCGCACAGGAGTACGCTCTGATGAAAACGTTCAGCCCCACGCCCGAGAACATCAACCGCGAATGGTTCGTGGTCGATGCCTCCGACCTGGTTCTCGGCCGCCTTGCCACCCAGATCACGCATCGCCTGCGTGGCAAGCACAAGCCCGAGTTCGCCCCGCACATGGACAACGGCGACTTCATCGTCGTGGTCAACTGCGAAAAGATCAAGGTCACCGGCAACAAGCTTGCCGACAAGAAATACTACCGTCACTCCGGGTATGTCGGCGGTCTTCACGAGATTACCCTCGAGAAGCTGCTCGCCTCCCATCCGGAACGCGTGCTGATGAACGCCGTGCGGGGCATGCTGCCCAAGAACCGGCTTGGCCGCGCCATGCTGAAGAAGCTCAAGGTCTACGCAGGCCCCGAGCATCCGCATGCCGCCCAGAACCCGCAGCCGCTCGCCATCAAGTACTAACCAGATCGAGCCGGAGAGAATCATGGCCAACGAATTCAACTACGGTACCGGTCGCCGCAAGACCGCCACGGCCCGTACCCGTCTGTATGCCGGTTCCGGTCAGATCGTGGTGAACGGTCGTCCCTTCGAAGACTACTTCCCGCGCAAGTCGCTGCAAATGATCATTCGCCAGCCCCTGGTGCTGACCAAGAACGTCGAACGCTTCGACATCAAGGTCAACGTCTGCGGCGGCGGCGTGACCGGCCAGGCCGAAGCGGTGCGCCACGGCATTTCCCGCGCCCTGCTCGAAGTCGAGCCGGAACTGCGCGGCGCCCTGAAGCGCGCCGGGTTCCTGACCCGCGACGCCCGCAAGAAGGAACGCAAAAAGTACGGCCAGCGCGCTGCCCGCGCCCGGTACCAGTACTCCAAGCGTTAATCGCTTCCGTACGCTGCCTTTCGGGCAGGTCCGCTTCTGCGGGCCTGCCCTTTTTGCGTTCCGGTCTGCCCCTTCTTGCGCCCGGGCCATCCATCCCCCGGCACACGCACGGTCACGCGCCTGCCATCCCCCCTCCAGTTGACACCGCACGCCGCCGCCGACTACACAGGCAGTCGCGCCGGGCCTGCGCCGCAAGGATTTTCCTGCCGCCGCCCACATTCGTCCAGACAGCGCACACGTTTTCGCCACAGGACTTCACATGACCACTCCCGATCCGCTTCTCGCCCTTGACCCGGCACGCATCGCCCCCGACGGGTGCGTCAGCATCATCGGCATGGCCGGTGCAGGCAAGACCACCGTGGGGCGCGAACTGGCCCTTCAACTTGGCTGGGCCCACGTGGATACCGACAACCTCATCGAGGCCACCTACGGCACCCGGCTGCAAGCCGTGGCCGATTCCATGGACAAAGAAAGTTTCCTGGACGTGGAGGCGGGCGTCATCCGCCGCATCGGCGCGCGGCGTACCGTGCTGTCCACCGGGGGCAGCGTGGTATACCGCCACGAAGCCATGGCACACTTGGCCGCGCTGGGGCCGCTGGTCTACCTTGACGTCTCCCTGCCGCTGATCCTGGAGCGCATTGCCATGAACCCGGACCGGGGGCTGGCCATCGCGCCGGGGCAGACCATTGAAGACCTGTACAACGAGCGCATCGCGCTGTACCGCCGCTATGCCACCTTCACCGTGGCCGCCGATGCGCTGTCGCCCGGCGGGTGCGCCGAGCGCATCGTGGCCTGGCTGACCGGCGGGGAGGCGTGAAATGTCCGCACGCAAGCCTGCCCCCCTCGCGTCTGCCCGCATTTCCGCCGCAATGAAGGCGGCTGGCCGCATGGCCGCCACGCAGGGCACCGCCAGCCCACCCCAACCCGGCCAACAGGCGGCAAAGGGAGGCCGCAAGGCCCCCGGCGTCTTCGCTCGCCTGGCGGAACTGTATGCCGACATGGAACGGGCCTACGCGCAAACCGCCCACGCCGCCGGGCTGACCTGCGCCAACTGCGAGGACAACTGCTGCCGCACCCATTTCCAGCATCACACCCACGTGGAGTGGGCCTACCTGTGGAAGGGCATGCTGGCCCTGCCGGAGGCGCGCCGCGCAGAATACCTGCGCCGCGCCCACGACGTGGTGGCCCAGTGCGAAGCCGCACGGGCCGCGGGGGTGGTGCCGCGCGTGATGTGCCCCGTCAACGACGACGGGCTGTGCGGCCTGTACGCCCACCGGCTGATGATCTGCCGCATGCATGGCACCCGCAACGTGCTGCTGCGCCCCGACGGGCAACGCCAGGTGTTTCGCGGCTGCCACCGCTTCTGCGGCCTGACCGACGGCCAGCTCGACGAAGTGGTGCCCACGCTGGACCGCACCCCCTTCTACCGGCGTCTGGCGGAACTGGAGATGGAGCACTGTGCCAAGGGCGCGGGCAAGGGAGGCGCCCCCCGGGTTGCCCCCCGGGTTTCCTTGACGCTGGCGGAAATGCTGGTCTATGGTCCGCCCAAGCCGTAAGGCCTGCTGAACGCACCATTCCGCGTCCACAACGCTCCTCCGCGCCACGGGCCCACCCGCCCGGCGCAATGCATTCCCACGCGGCGCAACCGCACGTTTCGCAACCGCCGGAGATGCCATGCCCGTGCATTCCCCTTCGCTCTTCCCCTTCCGCAACGATGCCGGACGTGCCGAACGCCCCGTCGGATACCGGATATTGGCCGCGCTGGTCATGCTTCTGGCGTGCACAAGCCTGCTCGCGGGCTGCGGCAAGCAGACCGTGGGGCATCTTGCCCGCGCCCAGTTGCAGCCCGACACCCCGCAGGCCATCTCCATGCAGTACCTGCGCTTCACCTACCGCGTGGTGCCGCTGCGCGAATCGGTGGGCGTGCGCGGCCAGGCCAGCCTTGCGCCCGGCGCCCTGCCCGCCTGGGCCACGTGGTACGAACAGCTTACCGTGATGGTCTATCTCAGCGATGCCTCGGGCCGCGTGCTCGATACGGAGGAGTACGACTATCTGCCCCGTGCCGTGGGCGACGAGGGCTCCCTCCCCTTCGAAACACGCTTCTACCTGGCTCCCGACGACCAGGGCCCGCTGTACGTCAGCTTCGGCTACCGCATGGTGGCCACGGAACACGCCCCCAACCCCGACGGCACCGACGACGGCGGTCGTTCGCTCATCGTGGGTGAGGGCGCGCTGGACAACTGACACAGCCCCCATCCTTCTTCCGCATGGTCTCAGAACCGCCCGCAAGGGCGGTTCCTTGTTCCCGGCGCCTGCCATGCCTGCATCAGGAGCATCGATGCAGGGCGCGCCACCCATCGTGCCGCGCGGGCGAAAGTGTTCGTGCGCAAGCGACAAGCGTGACATTCAGGCAATGGCAAAGGCCGCCCTGCATGCGCAGGACGGCCTTTTTCCGTCGCGAATTCTCGGCGGTGCCGTCGCAACAACGGCCCTCCCGGGCGGTCCGGCACGCGACCGGCGCCCCCGCCTAGGAAACGTGCTTGCGCCGCTTCTCCCAAAGCTTCATGTCCTTCATCTTCTTGCGGCGTTCGCGCTGCAACGCCTTGCACACCAGCGGGGTATTCTTCTTGAGGCCCCACTTCTCGCGATAGGCAGCGGCGTCAAGGCCGTGCGACGCAAGGTGCTTGCGGGTGAGAATCTTGAACGACTTGCCGCATTCGAGGCAGGTGATGGACTTTTCCTTCACGGCCTTACGCGGATCGCCGCAGGTTTCGCACGCTTCTTCCGGCTCGGCTTCGCCAAGGCTGATGGCACGAATGCCACTGGCAAGCTTCTGCACCATGGAGGTGATCTCGTCCTCCGTCATGGTCCGGACACCGGCCTGCGCCTTCACGATTTCCAAGGCTTCCTTCAAAAAGTCATCCATATGGACCTCCGCGGGAATTGAACGACGGGGCCGAAGTAACGACACCGAAACATCGGCGCCAGTCTCGGCACTTCGCCGCTCTTACATCCGCTACTACAGCAAGTCAACAACAGCGTAGCAAAAAACCGAAAACCAGAACGCAAAATGAACGCAGCACCACGCACACCTGCTGCACGCTGCCAGGAAATCCTGCGTCAGTGGCCGCTTCCCCCCGGTCCTGCCCCTGACGGCACGCGTACCGTACGCACGTTGCGAAACACGGTGCGGCAACGTATCGGGCATGCCCGCGTTGCCGATGCAATGCAACTGCCTGGGGGGCCTTTCCTGCCTGCCCTGCCCGTCCCATATCCGTGCATGCCCGCACCCACAGGGAACGGAGCGTCGGATGAATGTCCATGCCGCATCCCCATGCATTGACGCGGCGTGAAACGTCAACGGCGCGCTCCTGTTGCCGATGGCCCAAGCCACCATGGCAACGGAAGCGCGCCGCGTGAAACACATGCCGCAGGCCGGTGCACCCACGGGATTGCCCGCATGCACCAGCGCTGCACCTACCGCGTGCTAGCCCTTGCTGGAACGTTCCTCCAGCACGGCCACGGCGGGCAGGGTCTTGCCCTCCAGAAACTCCAGAAAGGCTCCGCCGCCGGTGGACATGTACGAAATGCGGTCCACCACGCCGTACTTTTCGATGGCGGCCACGGTGTCGCCGCCACCCGCCAGCGAGAAGGCCGGGCTGTCGGCCACGGCCATGCACAGGGCCTTGGTGCCCTGGCCGAACTGCTCCACCTCGAAGGCGCCCACCGGGCCGTTCCAGACGATGGTGCCCGCCTGCATCAGGATGTCGCGGTACAGTTTTGCCGTTTCGGGGCCGATGTCCAGGATCATCTCGTCCGGCTTCACTTCCGACACCTTGCGCACCGTGGCCGGGGCGGAATCCGCGAACTCCGGCCCCACCACCACGTCCACAGGCACGGGAATCTCGCCCCCGGCAGCCCTGGCGGCGGCCATCAGGCGGGCGGCCTCGTCCACCAGTTCCGGCTCGTACAGCGAACGGCCCACCTCATGCCCGGCGGCCTTGATGAAATTGTTGGCGATGCCGCCGCCCACGATGAGCCGGTCCACCTTCTTGGACAGGGTATCCAGCAGGGTCAGCTTGGTGGACACCTTGGAACCGCCGATGATGCCCACCATGGGCTTGGCCGGGGCGTCCAGGGCGCGGGACAGGGCATCCAGTTCCGCCGCCAGCAGGGGCCCGGCGCAGGCCACCTTGGCGAAGCGCACGGCGGCATGGGTGGAGGCCTGGGCACGGTGCGCCGCCCCGAAGGCGTCCATGACAAAGATGTCGCACAGGGCGGCCAGCTTGCGCCCCAGCGCCTCGTCATCCTTCTTTTCGCCCTTCAGGAAGCGCACGTTTTCGCACAGCACGCACTGGCCTTCCGCCACCTCGATACCGTCGATGTAGTCGCGCACCAGGGGCACCTGAAAGCCCAGAGCTTTGGAAAGATGCTCGGCCACCGGAGCCAGCGAAAAGGCGGGATCGAACTCCCCTTCCGTGGGGCGGCCCAGGTGCGACACCAACAGCACGCGGGCACCCGCCTTGAGGGCCATTTCGATGGACGGCAGCGCGGCGCGGATGCGCTTGTCGCTGGTAATCTTGCCGTCCTTCAGGGGCACGTTGAGGTCTTCGCGCAGGAGGACGCGCTTACCCTTCAGATCAAGGTCGGTCATCTTCAGTAC
Coding sequences within:
- a CDS encoding HD domain-containing protein; translation: MPSIRKSLLQFVFSGAYMKRWNDKLRPVELLEVDKQAHKMIVAWLLLQLNTRGLPAEERLRLGAEVVEGGLFDYFYRLVITDIKPPVFYRIKENEAHYRELTEWVAEELEHIVRPLDEDFWQRLLTYIRRREKNTLADRILTAAHLYASGWEFNLIKPLNTFDDEMPDIDGSFQTRLTAMADLAGVPELIGGSSNALGRFANLCGQLRFQKRWSQTPRIPETSVIGHMFIVACYAYFFSIAVGACPARRLNNFFCGLFHDLPEVLTRDIISPVKRSVKQLPELIRQYEEQEMQERVFALLDKAGYGDVASRLGYFLGLATGSEFDETVREPAPDGAPDGTAPVVRKVTFDELQSTCNIDALDPKDGRLVKACDTLAAFIEAHTSVRNGVTSSHLQEAIARLRGEYRRVSLGPLHVGALFADFD
- the rplM gene encoding 50S ribosomal protein L13, which produces MKTFSPTPENINREWFVVDASDLVLGRLATQITHRLRGKHKPEFAPHMDNGDFIVVVNCEKIKVTGNKLADKKYYRHSGYVGGLHEITLEKLLASHPERVLMNAVRGMLPKNRLGRAMLKKLKVYAGPEHPHAAQNPQPLAIKY
- the rpsI gene encoding 30S ribosomal protein S9, with product MANEFNYGTGRRKTATARTRLYAGSGQIVVNGRPFEDYFPRKSLQMIIRQPLVLTKNVERFDIKVNVCGGGVTGQAEAVRHGISRALLEVEPELRGALKRAGFLTRDARKKERKKYGQRAARARYQYSKR
- the thrB gene encoding homoserine kinase, with translation MTTPDPLLALDPARIAPDGCVSIIGMAGAGKTTVGRELALQLGWAHVDTDNLIEATYGTRLQAVADSMDKESFLDVEAGVIRRIGARRTVLSTGGSVVYRHEAMAHLAALGPLVYLDVSLPLILERIAMNPDRGLAIAPGQTIEDLYNERIALYRRYATFTVAADALSPGGCAERIVAWLTGGEA
- a CDS encoding MucR family transcriptional regulator, giving the protein MDDFLKEALEIVKAQAGVRTMTEDEITSMVQKLASGIRAISLGEAEPEEACETCGDPRKAVKEKSITCLECGKSFKILTRKHLASHGLDAAAYREKWGLKKNTPLVCKALQRERRKKMKDMKLWEKRRKHVS
- a CDS encoding phosphoglycerate kinase is translated as MAVLKMTDLDLKGKRVLLREDLNVPLKDGKITSDKRIRAALPSIEMALKAGARVLLVSHLGRPTEGEFDPAFSLAPVAEHLSKALGFQVPLVRDYIDGIEVAEGQCVLCENVRFLKGEKKDDEALGRKLAALCDIFVMDAFGAAHRAQASTHAAVRFAKVACAGPLLAAELDALSRALDAPAKPMVGIIGGSKVSTKLTLLDTLSKKVDRLIVGGGIANNFIKAAGHEVGRSLYEPELVDEAARLMAAARAAGGEIPVPVDVVVGPEFADSAPATVRKVSEVKPDEMILDIGPETAKLYRDILMQAGTIVWNGPVGAFEVEQFGQGTKALCMAVADSPAFSLAGGGDTVAAIEKYGVVDRISYMSTGGGAFLEFLEGKTLPAVAVLEERSSKG